Below is a genomic region from Abyssisolibacter fermentans.
TTATGATAAAAGATCTTGCTATATCCGGTAAATAATGAACCCAGATTATTCATAGAAAATTATGAGCAGTGAACTAAAATCTATGATTTTATGTGAATCGCTTACTGCTATGAAGGAACGGAATAGGAGATTAATTAATAAGTATTCCTTCTGTTTATAACAAGGCACAAGATGTCCCCCACCTCTATAGGTAGCGGGTACCAATTATATTTAACAGGCGGTGTGTATATCTCCCGCCTCGTTGAAACGGTGTGTTGCAATTACTACGTAATTGCTTCCGTTGTTATAAGATATCCATTAAATTCTCGACATACCAACTCGGTATGTCTTCGAATTCAGAACTATACAGCATATTATTCAAAGTTATATGAATAATCAGGGTTAAAGGTGGTATGAAATGAAAGTTAAAATTGGTGTTTGTCAAATGAAGATTGAAGCTGATAAATTATTAAACCTAAAAACTGCTGAAAGAGGGATAAATAAAGCAGTAAAAAAAGGTTCAGATATAGTTGTTCTGCCTGAAATGTTTAATTGTCCATATGATAATTCTGTTTTCAGAGATTATGCAGAAAATCAAAATGATAGTGAGACATTAAAATTTTTATCGAAACAAGCACAAGACAATAATGTTTGTATAGTAGGAGGTTCTATTCCTGAGCTAGATAAAGGTAAAATATATAATACCAGTTTTGTATTTGATAAAAACGGTGAAATAATAGCAAAGCATAGAAAGGTTCATTTATTTGACATTGATGTTAAAGGTGGAGTAAGATTTAAAGAATCCGATACTTTAACAGCCGGTAACAAGATTACTGTATTTAATACTGTATTTGGAAAAATAGGATTATGCATATGCTATGACATAAGATTTCCAGAATTGAGTAGATTAATGGCACAATTAGGAGCAAAGATTATAATAATACCAGCTGCATTTAATATGACAACTGGACCAATGCATTGGGAGATGTTATTTAAAGTTAGAGCACTAGATAATCAAGTATTTATGGTAGGTGCAGCTCCTGCAAGAAGCGAAGAAGCTTCATATGTTGCTTATGGAAATAGTATATTAACTGATCCTTGGGGTAGAGTTGTCAACAAGTTAGGAAGTAAAGAAGAAGTGATGGTGTGTGAAATAGATCTATCTTTAATAAATCAGGTTAGAGAGCAATTACCAATTTTAAAACACAGGAGATTAGATATATATGAATTGAAATCCCTTTAAAAAAGTCCAAAATCAAAGAACATGAAATTGAGTAGTAAAAAATTCAAAATTCATAAGTTACTAGAAAAATTGGACTTTTAGGATAATTTGTAGAGGAAGGTAAATAACCTTCCTCTTTTGTGTAAATGATTATTTTGCCTTTGAATATGAAGTTTGATGACAGCCATATCTATATTTATGGCTGTTATTTAGTAGTTCTTCTATCTCTGTCATAATCTCTAAATAG
It encodes:
- a CDS encoding carbon-nitrogen hydrolase family protein; the encoded protein is MKVKIGVCQMKIEADKLLNLKTAERGINKAVKKGSDIVVLPEMFNCPYDNSVFRDYAENQNDSETLKFLSKQAQDNNVCIVGGSIPELDKGKIYNTSFVFDKNGEIIAKHRKVHLFDIDVKGGVRFKESDTLTAGNKITVFNTVFGKIGLCICYDIRFPELSRLMAQLGAKIIIIPAAFNMTTGPMHWEMLFKVRALDNQVFMVGAAPARSEEASYVAYGNSILTDPWGRVVNKLGSKEEVMVCEIDLSLINQVREQLPILKHRRLDIYELKSL